In a genomic window of Pedosphaera parvula Ellin514:
- the hisI gene encoding phosphoribosyl-AMP cyclohydrolase: MSFYDKLKFNSDGLIPAIIQEQSTGRVVMMAWMNRASIETTIATGKTHFWSRSRQKFWMKGESSGHTQTVKDIAFDCDGDTLLIQVEQIGAACHEGYKSCFFRSVEESGDGFKTTEPQLETPEQIYGKK; this comes from the coding sequence ATGAGCTTTTACGACAAATTAAAGTTTAATTCGGACGGACTGATTCCTGCCATCATCCAAGAGCAATCCACTGGCCGTGTTGTCATGATGGCCTGGATGAACCGTGCCTCCATTGAAACCACCATCGCGACTGGCAAGACCCACTTTTGGAGTCGCTCCCGCCAAAAATTCTGGATGAAAGGCGAAAGCAGCGGCCATACTCAGACCGTCAAGGACATCGCATTTGATTGCGATGGCGACACGCTCTTGATCCAGGTGGAGCAAATCGGTGCGGCTTGTCACGAAGGCTACAAATCCTGCTTCTTCCGTTCGGTTGAGGAGAGTGGCGACGGTTTTAAGACGACTGAGCCGCAGTTGGAGACGCCGGAACAGATTTACGGCAAGAAGTGA
- a CDS encoding DMT family protein, with amino-acid sequence MSLPPAVLQSRWFPIVLLVFSNVFMTIAWYGHLKHKGSALWKVIIVSWGIAFFEYVLQVPANRYGNSVYSAPQLKIIQEVITLCVFCVFAMLYLGDRIRWNYVAAFICVLAAVAFAVVPKN; translated from the coding sequence ATGAGTCTTCCGCCAGCTGTTCTACAATCCCGTTGGTTTCCCATCGTTCTGTTGGTTTTCTCAAACGTTTTCATGACCATCGCCTGGTACGGTCATTTGAAGCACAAAGGTTCGGCTTTATGGAAAGTCATCATTGTGAGCTGGGGTATCGCTTTCTTTGAATACGTGCTGCAGGTGCCGGCAAATCGCTATGGCAATTCGGTCTACAGCGCCCCGCAACTTAAAATCATCCAGGAAGTCATCACCCTCTGTGTCTTCTGCGTTTTCGCCATGCTATATCTGGGCGACCGGATTCGCTGGAACTACGTCGCTGCCTTCATCTGCGTCCTGGCTGCCGTCGCCTTTGCCGTCGTCCCGAAAAACTAA
- the hisF gene encoding imidazole glycerol phosphate synthase subunit HisF has translation MLARRVIPCLDVHDGHVTRGVQFGKAEAGELRNVGDPVELALRYNEQGADEMVFFDITASAQGRASMVSVIERAAEQCFMPLTVGGGIRTVDDMYTMLRAGADKISINSSALANPDLIRAGAEKFGSQCIVVSIDAKKVAPDRWEVFSHGGRKSTGLDAVEWAKKAVSLGSGEIVLNSIDADGTKAGFDLVITSRVSESVGVPVVASGGAGSLEHMAAVLLEGKADAVLAASIFHYGEYTVADVKQFLAKQNIPVRL, from the coding sequence ATGCTCGCCCGACGCGTTATTCCTTGTCTCGATGTCCATGATGGCCACGTCACCCGCGGCGTCCAATTTGGCAAAGCCGAAGCTGGCGAATTGCGCAACGTTGGCGATCCGGTGGAACTCGCTCTTCGCTATAATGAGCAGGGTGCTGACGAAATGGTTTTCTTCGATATCACCGCCAGTGCCCAGGGTCGTGCTTCCATGGTCAGCGTCATTGAACGTGCTGCCGAGCAATGTTTTATGCCTCTCACTGTCGGGGGCGGCATCCGCACCGTGGATGACATGTATACCATGCTCCGCGCAGGGGCGGATAAAATCAGCATCAATTCCTCCGCCCTTGCCAATCCCGATCTCATCCGCGCCGGGGCTGAAAAGTTTGGCAGTCAATGCATCGTTGTCTCCATCGACGCTAAGAAAGTTGCGCCTGACCGTTGGGAAGTTTTTTCGCATGGCGGCCGCAAATCCACCGGCCTCGACGCTGTCGAATGGGCCAAAAAAGCCGTTTCACTAGGCTCCGGTGAGATCGTCCTCAACAGCATCGATGCCGACGGCACCAAGGCCGGTTTCGACCTCGTCATCACCAGTCGAGTCAGCGAGTCGGTCGGCGTGCCAGTCGTTGCGAGCGGCGGTGCTGGTTCATTGGAACACATGGCCGCGGTGTTGCTGGAAGGCAAAGCCGATGCCGTTCTCGCGGCCAGTATTTTTCATTACGGCGAATACACTGTCGCCGACGTAAAACAATTTCTAGCGAAACAAAACATTCCCGTTCGTTTATGA
- a CDS encoding ATP-binding protein, producing MLLRILHLEDHPDDAFFVEQALSDLGIPASINQVHGHAAFATALESEPYDLILADHAMPGFTGLQALEMARKKLPETPIICLSGNSDRKQIQASFAAGASDCVHKDNLRQLAVIIERYYQNRQLTRRNRAMKCLVSAVQELSLARDLPTVMAIVRHAARELTGADGATFVLREGECCHYADEDAISPLWKGQRFPLSSCISGWVMLNREPAVIEDIYKDPRIPADAYRPTFVKSLAMVPIRPDCPLGAIGNYWAQGHLPTTEEVELLQTLANTTAVAMENIQIHDELEQRVKSRTAQLEAANHELEAFSYAVSHDLGAPLRSIQGFSGLLLQKSTAKLDKDENLWVQKIRNAGDCMGQLIDDLLRLSQVVRAELKLEQVDLSQLARDIVAGFSSFPARQVDVNITCDLIVDGDRGLLKAALENLLSNAWKYTSKTAQPCIEVGSTEQQGQPCVYYVRDNGAGFNMVNAKKLFQPFNRLHSDREFAGNGIGLATVQRIIQRHGGQIWAEAAVDKGATFYFTLGNKGEKLQTE from the coding sequence ATGTTGTTACGTATTTTGCATCTTGAAGATCACCCGGATGATGCCTTCTTTGTTGAGCAAGCTTTGAGTGACCTTGGTATCCCCGCCAGCATAAACCAGGTGCACGGTCACGCCGCCTTTGCCACTGCACTTGAATCCGAGCCCTACGATCTCATTCTGGCCGATCACGCGATGCCTGGCTTCACTGGTCTCCAGGCGCTCGAAATGGCCCGCAAAAAGCTCCCTGAAACCCCGATCATTTGCCTCTCCGGGAATTCTGATCGCAAACAAATCCAGGCCAGTTTCGCCGCTGGTGCCAGCGATTGTGTTCACAAGGACAACCTGCGGCAGCTCGCTGTCATCATTGAACGTTATTACCAAAACCGGCAATTGACACGGCGCAACCGCGCCATGAAGTGCCTCGTCTCCGCCGTTCAGGAACTTTCCCTCGCGCGCGATCTCCCAACCGTCATGGCCATCGTCCGCCACGCCGCCCGGGAACTCACCGGTGCCGATGGCGCCACCTTCGTCCTGCGCGAAGGCGAGTGTTGCCATTATGCCGATGAAGATGCCATCAGTCCCCTCTGGAAGGGGCAACGCTTTCCTCTCAGCAGTTGCATCAGCGGTTGGGTCATGCTCAACCGCGAGCCAGCAGTGATTGAGGATATTTATAAGGATCCTCGCATCCCTGCCGATGCCTACCGCCCCACCTTCGTCAAAAGCCTGGCCATGGTACCCATCCGCCCTGATTGTCCTCTCGGTGCCATCGGCAACTATTGGGCGCAAGGCCATTTGCCCACCACCGAGGAAGTCGAGTTGCTCCAGACCCTCGCCAACACCACCGCCGTTGCCATGGAAAATATCCAGATCCATGACGAACTCGAACAGCGCGTCAAAAGCCGCACGGCCCAGTTGGAAGCCGCCAATCACGAACTTGAAGCCTTCTCCTACGCTGTTTCCCACGACCTCGGCGCACCTCTGCGCAGCATACAGGGTTTTTCCGGTCTCCTGCTTCAAAAGTCCACCGCCAAGCTGGACAAGGATGAGAATCTCTGGGTCCAAAAGATCCGGAACGCTGGTGATTGCATGGGCCAGTTGATCGATGACCTGCTCCGATTGTCGCAAGTGGTTCGCGCCGAGTTGAAACTCGAGCAGGTGGATTTAAGCCAATTGGCGCGCGATATCGTTGCTGGATTCTCCTCCTTTCCCGCCCGGCAGGTGGATGTCAACATTACGTGCGACCTCATCGTCGATGGCGATCGCGGCTTGCTGAAGGCCGCCCTGGAAAATCTCCTTTCCAACGCCTGGAAATACACCTCCAAAACTGCGCAGCCCTGCATCGAAGTCGGCTCGACAGAACAACAAGGCCAGCCTTGCGTTTATTACGTGCGCGACAATGGCGCTGGTTTCAATATGGTGAATGCCAAAAAACTCTTTCAACCCTTTAATCGACTGCACTCCGACAGGGAATTTGCCGGAAACGGTATTGGCCTCGCCACAGTCCAGCGCATCATTCAGCGTCATGGCGGCCAAATCTGGGCCGAAGCGGCAGTGGACAAAGGAGCTACGTTTTACTTCACCTTGGGCAACAAAGGCGAAAAGTTACAAACAGAATGA
- a CDS encoding endonuclease/exonuclease/phosphatase family protein, with protein MNKNAPLTFYARGCWLACLAFCFCLLNVQADTIRLTTWNFAPVLVGATNVSPQQVTEIRLQEAAVMLKNLHPDVILLQQVTDWNSCKKLAQYLKPETYRVLTCSSFKSAGGAQQVAILSRNPALIAWSEPWKNRSQSVTAGGFAFAAIRLGNKNVGFFTIQQGDAASAKQLLGQIDSFRNWTANRAEAMVIAGNFVDSPKPAHTNGPRILEEAGLVGRAAEIAQNAGRKPAGDYLFLKNAGFANERQISSDVLSSRQLITYDLELDPAKIMVAETVRPEPLPAKVETTETQQAETPVVLAEPVPKAVGQIDFRWLWGGAAIVLFLVVIIIWNLAMLSRRKANSNVVPMIPEGANDLQTWQQRALLAERRADEANAVMREGLLPHLSHWLKEKLVRKLLSQRAELMETQQAAALRALAIDERLAKIESQIQQRNEIYEQRIDELTEELKVAKEENRELIRAKIALVRAEMEKDRTKSTRYREN; from the coding sequence ATGAACAAGAACGCGCCTCTAACATTTTACGCGCGCGGTTGCTGGCTGGCATGTCTGGCCTTCTGCTTCTGCCTTCTGAATGTCCAAGCCGATACCATACGCCTGACCACCTGGAATTTTGCCCCGGTATTGGTGGGGGCAACCAATGTGTCGCCGCAGCAGGTTACCGAAATCCGCCTGCAGGAAGCAGCAGTGATGCTTAAAAACCTGCATCCGGACGTCATTCTGCTTCAGCAAGTGACCGATTGGAATAGCTGCAAAAAACTGGCTCAATATCTGAAGCCGGAGACTTACCGCGTGCTGACCTGTTCCTCCTTCAAGTCAGCAGGCGGCGCGCAGCAGGTGGCCATCTTATCGCGAAACCCAGCGCTGATTGCCTGGTCGGAACCGTGGAAAAATAGGAGCCAATCTGTAACTGCGGGCGGGTTCGCTTTCGCCGCCATTCGTCTCGGCAATAAAAATGTGGGCTTCTTTACGATTCAACAAGGTGATGCCGCTTCAGCGAAGCAGTTGCTTGGCCAAATCGATTCCTTTCGCAACTGGACCGCCAATCGGGCTGAAGCGATGGTCATCGCCGGAAATTTCGTTGACTCTCCAAAACCGGCGCATACGAATGGCCCGAGGATTCTGGAAGAAGCTGGTTTGGTTGGCCGGGCCGCCGAGATAGCTCAGAATGCCGGCAGGAAACCGGCTGGCGATTACCTTTTTCTAAAGAACGCCGGGTTTGCGAATGAGCGGCAGATTTCATCCGATGTATTATCCAGCCGCCAGTTGATCACCTACGATCTGGAATTGGACCCGGCGAAAATCATGGTTGCTGAAACTGTCCGGCCCGAGCCTCTGCCGGCCAAAGTTGAAACCACCGAGACCCAGCAGGCAGAAACACCGGTGGTCCTAGCGGAGCCGGTGCCGAAAGCAGTGGGTCAAATCGATTTCCGATGGTTGTGGGGCGGCGCAGCGATCGTCTTGTTTCTGGTGGTGATCATCATTTGGAATCTGGCCATGCTTTCCCGCAGGAAGGCGAATTCAAACGTCGTGCCCATGATTCCGGAGGGCGCCAATGACCTGCAAACCTGGCAGCAGCGTGCCCTGTTGGCCGAAAGGCGTGCTGACGAGGCGAATGCCGTGATGAGGGAAGGTTTGTTGCCGCACTTAAGTCACTGGTTGAAGGAGAAGCTGGTCCGAAAACTTCTGTCGCAACGGGCCGAGTTGATGGAAACGCAGCAGGCGGCCGCACTCCGGGCTTTGGCCATCGATGAGCGATTGGCAAAAATTGAATCCCAGATCCAGCAGCGCAATGAAATTTACGAACAACGAATCGATGAATTGACCGAGGAACTCAAGGTGGCCAAAGAGGAAAATCGCGAGTTGATCCGGGCCAAGATTGCCCTGGTGCGAGCGGAGATGGAAAAAGATCGCACGAAATCGACGCGTTACCGGGAGAATTGA
- a CDS encoding DUF5069 domain-containing protein, which produces MNKVPKSAYEKVNGLVYFARMLDKIRLHARGELRADFHANLGKGGDGRCTDFLRVAYADLRERVLQGGSDEEILEWCFQQGRRLNDGDVTIWNQFATKLGWNDPATAVLQRFKMESGLSQREDIFTLFEYFEVDEGRKK; this is translated from the coding sequence ATGAACAAAGTTCCGAAAAGCGCCTACGAGAAAGTTAATGGCCTGGTTTATTTTGCGCGGATGCTGGATAAAATCCGTCTGCATGCGCGTGGCGAGTTGAGGGCTGATTTCCATGCCAATCTGGGCAAAGGGGGCGATGGCCGGTGCACAGATTTTCTAAGGGTGGCGTATGCAGACTTGCGCGAACGTGTGCTCCAGGGTGGTTCGGATGAGGAAATCCTGGAGTGGTGTTTTCAGCAGGGACGCCGATTGAATGACGGTGATGTCACGATTTGGAATCAATTTGCCACGAAGCTGGGCTGGAACGATCCGGCAACGGCAGTGCTGCAGCGCTTTAAAATGGAAAGCGGTTTAAGCCAACGTGAGGACATTTTCACCCTTTTCGAATATTTCGAGGTGGATGAGGGACGGAAGAAGTAG
- a CDS encoding TIGR03067 domain-containing protein — protein MKYLLYICLAVAASLNAFAAGSPDDDAKAVQGNWKPAKAELAGQPMAEEILKSISLKLESGKYEVFVGDKPDRGTYTVDSTTKPRSMTVTGTAGPNSGKTFPAIYELKGDTLRICYDLSGAKRPTEFKTSAGTKLYLVTYNRKKE, from the coding sequence ATGAAATACCTACTCTACATCTGCCTCGCTGTTGCCGCTTCACTGAATGCGTTCGCTGCCGGCTCGCCCGACGACGACGCCAAAGCGGTGCAGGGAAATTGGAAGCCCGCCAAGGCCGAGTTGGCCGGACAGCCCATGGCTGAGGAGATCTTGAAAAGCATCAGCCTCAAGCTGGAGAGCGGTAAGTATGAAGTTTTTGTCGGCGACAAACCCGACCGGGGCACTTACACGGTCGATTCCACCACCAAGCCCAGGAGCATGACCGTTACAGGTACGGCCGGACCGAACAGCGGCAAGACCTTCCCCGCGATCTACGAACTCAAAGGCGATACACTCCGCATTTGCTACGACCTTTCCGGCGCGAAACGCCCCACGGAGTTCAAGACCAGTGCCGGCACGAAACTCTATCTCGTGACCTACAATCGCAAAAAGGAGTAG
- a CDS encoding phosphodiester glycosidase family protein — protein MKSLLFTGWIATMLILNEASAVEFSTIEVAGKRVTICRVDVRKEKLQLFHRDETGQPFKNFERLTAWLQPRGQKLVFAMNGGMYHADFSAVGLLVSEGKQLSPLNLTNGTGNFFLKPNGIFLVSEAGALVVESSEYPRLRERAIIATQSGPLLVQGGKIHPAFKPDSQNRFIRNGVGIPSRDVAIFAISEAPVNFHEFATMFRDTLHCPDALYFDGAVSSLHSTELKRSDKRMDLGPIIAITE, from the coding sequence ATGAAAAGTTTGCTGTTCACGGGTTGGATTGCGACGATGTTAATACTCAACGAGGCTTCAGCCGTCGAGTTCAGCACCATTGAGGTTGCCGGCAAGCGTGTCACCATCTGCCGCGTTGACGTCCGCAAGGAAAAGCTCCAGTTGTTTCACCGCGATGAGACTGGGCAGCCATTCAAGAATTTCGAACGCCTCACGGCCTGGCTCCAACCGCGCGGCCAAAAGCTCGTCTTTGCAATGAATGGTGGGATGTATCACGCCGATTTTTCTGCAGTCGGTCTTTTGGTTTCCGAAGGGAAGCAGCTTTCCCCGCTCAACCTCACCAACGGAACTGGCAATTTCTTCCTCAAACCGAACGGTATTTTCCTTGTCTCTGAGGCTGGTGCGCTGGTCGTGGAGTCGTCCGAATATCCTCGTCTCCGTGAGCGCGCCATCATTGCCACGCAATCCGGCCCGCTCCTGGTTCAAGGTGGCAAGATTCATCCTGCGTTCAAACCCGATTCACAGAACCGATTTATTCGTAACGGAGTGGGGATACCTTCGCGGGATGTGGCTATTTTTGCCATCAGCGAGGCACCCGTCAACTTTCATGAGTTCGCCACGATGTTCCGGGACACCCTCCATTGCCCCGATGCGCTGTATTTCGATGGCGCCGTTTCAAGTCTGCATTCGACCGAGCTCAAACGAAGCGATAAGCGGATGGATTTAGGACCTATTATCGCGATAACGGAATGA